A segment of the Lentimicrobiaceae bacterium genome:
CCAAGGAAAATACTCTCAACGCCTGGTGCAAGTGCATCAACGAAATTGTTGATTTTTGAGAAGTTCACATTAATATCCCATGAGAATTTCTTGCCACTAAAAGGAGATGCATAAAGCATGATTTCATGAGCATTGGTATGAAGCTCACCACCGTTCATAACAAGCGAGCTAGCTCCGGTAGAGGCAGCTAAAGGAACTTGGAAAATTTGGTCAGTTACTTTCTGATATGAATATGCATAGTCAATTCCAATGCGGTTATTGAAGAATTTTAACTCGGTTCCAAGTTCATATGATTTAGTGTTCTGAGGTTTCAGATTGGGGTCATATTGAATATTGTTGGACAGATAAGCGCTTATTCCGGCAACCGGGTACTGAATAGGAGAGCCTCCCCAGAAACCACCGCTATAATCAGGAGTTGTGTAGAAATTTACAAGATATTCTCCGGCTTGTCCTACTTCAGCATAAGAAGCACGAACTTTTGCAAATGATAATACCGGTAAATCATTCAGGCTTTCAAGCTCTGTAAGAACAAAACCTAAAGATGCTGAAGGATAAAAGAATGCATTGTTGTCTCTCGGCATAGTTGATACATAGTCTTGACGGCCAGTTGCGTTAAAATATAACATGCCTTTGTAGTCAAGAGATAAGTTGCCAAAGAATCCGACTGTGCGATCTTTGTATTGCTCTTCATTAGCCTGTACTATTTTAGCATTCTGGATATGAGCCCATCCTCCAAAATTGAATGTTGAACCATATTCATTGTAGATTTTACGGTTTCTTTCATTAAACTCATTACCAATTAAGGCCGTGAAATTCAAATCCTGGTTAATTTTCCAAGTATAAACCATTGTTAACAATGAGTTCGCAGTGCGTGATGTAACCCCATAGTTGGTTATTTCACCTGTGCCCCCTCTGTGTCCGTATTCAAATATATCCTGATAATGTGATGTATAAGAATCCATACCAAGCTGATACCTGGTTTTTAAGGACATATTGTCAGAAATTTTTGGTGCATATTCAACAAACCCATTTCCGAAGAAGCGATCTGTTGACTCTGTAAACTTATTGTTCTTTGCAGCCCAGTATGGGTTGTCAAATGTAAGTGAACGATAGTATATCTGAGCGTAAGGGTCTGATGGAAGGTTATAAGGAATCTCTTTAAGATTATAAGTTGCAGGTGCTGCATAAACTCCGGCGAGTGAAGCATCGTTTGCTGCAGGGAGTTTATCAATAGAAGTTCTGACGAAATTTGATGAAAATCCTAATGTCCAGTTTTTATTTAACTGAGTTTGTCCTGCAGCTTTTGCATTCCATCTGTCCATGCCAGTAGAAGGTACAATACCATCCTGGGTTGTGTTTCCAAGGCCAAATGCAATATTGCCTTTTTCTGTTGCCTGGCTGATGTTAAGCGATGTAGTAGTTGTTGTTCCAGTGTTAAAATAATCACTGTAGTTGTCATATATGGCTGGAGTGACCCAAGGGTCAAGTCCTGCTCTTTCTAACTGAGGTACGTTGTACATCCCAGGATGTCCCTGTGAATTTCCTCCGTAGGTTGCATCATCTGGCAAATCAGAGATTTTTGGTCCCCATGAAAAAGAAGTATTTGGGAAAAAAGAACCATAACTTCCCTGTGCGTAAGTTGTTTGATATTCTGGTTTCCTTGAAACTTTCTCAAAGCTTGTGAAATTTGAAAAAGATATCATCGGTTTACCGGTTTTATTTCCCTTGCCACTTTTGGTCGTAATAATGATTACACCATTCGACGCTCTGATTCCGTACAAAGCAGCTGCTGCCTGTCCTTTCAGAATGTTGATGCTTTCTATATCGTTTGGATCAATGTCAACAGCACGGTTAGCAATATCAGCTCCGGTTACACTGTTCATTGTTGAAAAGTCAGCTGTAGAAGAAATGGGTAATCCGTCAATCACATATAATGGTGTATTGTTTCCTGAGAAGGAACGGGCACCACGAATTACAATCTGTGAAGATGCTCCAGGCATACCACTTGAGGGTTTAATCTCAATTCCTGAAACTTTTCCTTGTAATGCGGTTGATAAATTGGAAGAACCAGACCTGGAAAGGTCATCACTTTTCACTTCTTGTGCAGAATATCCAAGTGCTTTTCTTTCTTTGCTGATACCCAGGGCTGTTACAACAACTCCCTCAATGTTCATGACATCGGGGTCAAGCACTACATTAATTACGGTTTGGTTTCCGATAGTAACATCGGTTGTTTTCATTCCCACAAATGAAAACTGAAGAATTTTTCCCTGGGCAGGGACTTTAATTGAATATTTCCCACTCATGTC
Coding sequences within it:
- a CDS encoding SusC/RagA family TonB-linked outer membrane protein yields the protein MRKFALMLALLVFAGVQVVLAQTTITGTVTSSEDGQGIPGATVLVKGTTVGLTTDMSGKYSIKVPAQGKILQFSFVGMKTTDVTIGNQTVINVVLDPDVMNIEGVVVTALGISKERKALGYSAQEVKSDDLSRSGSSNLSTALQGKVSGIEIKPSSGMPGASSQIVIRGARSFSGNNTPLYVIDGLPISSTADFSTMNSVTGADIANRAVDIDPNDIESINILKGQAAAALYGIRASNGVIIITTKSGKGNKTGKPMISFSNFTSFEKVSRKPEYQTTYAQGSYGSFFPNTSFSWGPKISDLPDDATYGGNSQGHPGMYNVPQLERAGLDPWVTPAIYDNYSDYFNTGTTTTTSLNISQATEKGNIAFGLGNTTQDGIVPSTGMDRWNAKAAGQTQLNKNWTLGFSSNFVRTSIDKLPAANDASLAGVYAAPATYNLKEIPYNLPSDPYAQIYYRSLTFDNPYWAAKNNKFTESTDRFFGNGFVEYAPKISDNMSLKTRYQLGMDSYTSHYQDIFEYGHRGGTGEITNYGVTSRTANSLLTMVYTWKINQDLNFTALIGNEFNERNRKIYNEYGSTFNFGGWAHIQNAKIVQANEEQYKDRTVGFFGNLSLDYKGMLYFNATGRQDYVSTMPRDNNAFFYPSASLGFVLTELESLNDLPVLSFAKVRASYAEVGQAGEYLVNFYTTPDYSGGFWGGSPIQYPVAGISAYLSNNIQYDPNLKPQNTKSYELGTELKFFNNRIGIDYAYSYQKVTDQIFQVPLAASTGASSLVMNGGELHTNAHEIMLYASPFSGKKFSWDINVNFSKINNFVDALAPGVESIFLGGFVTPQVRAGIGSTYPVIYGSSFLRDDNGNIIVYDEPGEWYNGFPQQGEPKVIGEASPDFILGFSNKLTYDNFTLTATVDWKNGGQMYAGTNGLLDLYGVSKNVEDRESTFIYPGVKPDGTPNDIVRGGADDPDAYQDLITGVLTGIDEYYIQNNSFVKLRELTLNYRLPKQVIKNVDLELSVYARNILIWTELPNFDPESSQGNNNMGGSFERFSMPQTSSFGFGVNLNF